The following are encoded in a window of bacterium genomic DNA:
- the trpB gene encoding tryptophan synthase subunit beta: MRTPDKKGHFGKFGGRYVAETLFSALEEVERAYLELRGQRRFKQELMGYLKDYAGRPTPLFLAERLSHTLGGARLYLKREDLNHTGSHKITNALGQCLLAKRMGKRRVLAETGAGQHGVATATAAALLGLECRILMGEEDMRRQASNVLKMRILGAQVSAVGCGTSTLKEAMSQAMREWVAHVKDTYYVIGSTAGPHPYPMMVRDFQSIIGREAKIQILSKEGKLPDALVACVGGGSNSLGLFYAFLGHREVAMYGVEAAGKGLSTGRHAACLCAGSVGVLHGAKTYVLQDEQGQIQEAHSIAPGLDYPGVGPEHSYLRSTGRVCYVCVTDNEAMDAFYMLSRLEGIIPALESAHAVAWAVRMAPRMDKDSVLVLNLSGRGDKDADVVFRGMEALGR; the protein is encoded by the coding sequence ATGAGGACCCCTGACAAAAAGGGTCACTTCGGAAAGTTCGGGGGGAGGTATGTGGCAGAGACCCTTTTCTCTGCCCTGGAGGAGGTGGAAAGGGCGTACCTTGAGCTTCGGGGCCAAAGACGCTTTAAGCAGGAGCTCATGGGTTATCTGAAGGATTATGCTGGCAGACCCACCCCGCTTTTCCTGGCTGAGAGGCTCAGCCACACTTTGGGTGGGGCTAGGCTCTACCTCAAGAGGGAGGATCTCAACCACACGGGCTCCCACAAGATCACCAATGCCCTGGGGCAGTGCCTTTTGGCAAAGCGCATGGGTAAGAGAAGGGTTTTGGCGGAAACAGGCGCTGGCCAGCATGGGGTGGCAACTGCCACTGCCGCAGCTTTGTTGGGCTTGGAGTGTCGGATCCTCATGGGCGAGGAGGACATGAGGCGCCAGGCCTCCAATGTCTTGAAGATGCGCATCCTGGGAGCTCAAGTAAGTGCTGTTGGCTGCGGCACCTCCACCCTGAAGGAGGCCATGAGCCAGGCCATGAGGGAGTGGGTGGCTCATGTGAAGGACACCTATTACGTCATAGGCAGCACCGCCGGTCCCCACCCCTATCCCATGATGGTTAGGGATTTCCAGAGCATAATAGGCAGGGAGGCCAAGATCCAGATCCTTAGCAAGGAAGGAAAACTACCGGATGCTCTGGTGGCGTGCGTGGGCGGGGGAAGCAATTCCCTTGGGCTGTTCTATGCATTCCTTGGGCACAGAGAAGTGGCCATGTACGGGGTTGAAGCCGCGGGAAAGGGGCTTTCAACTGGCCGCCACGCAGCCTGTCTCTGTGCTGGATCTGTGGGGGTCCTCCATGGGGCCAAGACATATGTTCTTCAAGACGAGCAAGGTCAGATCCAAGAAGCCCATTCCATAGCACCAGGCCTGGACTACCCAGGGGTTGGGCCGGAACACAGCTACCTGAGAAGCACAGGTAGGGTATGCTACGTGTGCGTTACAGACAATGAGGCCATGGATGCCTTTTATATGTTGTCCAGGTTGGAAGGGATAATACCGGCGCTGGAGAGCGCCCATGCCGTGGCATGGGCAGTGCGCATGGCACCCAGGATGGACAAGGATAGTGTGCTTGTGCTCAACCTCTCCGGCAGGGGGGACAAGGATGCGGATGTGGTATTTCGTGGCATGGAGGCTTTGGGCAGATGA
- a CDS encoding phosphoribosylanthranilate isomerase: MQIKVCGITNLEDALLAVELGVDALGFVFYPPSPRYIGPGEALKIIERLPAEICKVGVFVDERPHKVRSIFHDLNLNLVQLHGHETPQYFLAMADLPLIKAIRGHGQELEYLKEYKRLWALLLDGFDPRVHHCTGRLANWQLAPRIRTGHRLVLAGGLNQGNLAEAVKVVLPDAIDVSSGIEKSPGRKDESKMIRFVKLARQLCSKFSGRPVFNRCG, encoded by the coding sequence ATGCAGATAAAGGTCTGCGGCATAACCAACCTGGAGGATGCTCTTCTGGCCGTGGAGCTAGGGGTGGATGCTTTGGGATTCGTGTTTTATCCTCCAAGTCCACGCTACATAGGGCCCGGGGAGGCGCTAAAAATAATAGAGAGGCTGCCTGCTGAGATATGCAAAGTGGGGGTCTTTGTGGATGAAAGACCCCATAAGGTGCGTTCCATATTCCATGACCTGAACCTGAACCTGGTCCAACTCCACGGACATGAAACTCCCCAATATTTTCTTGCCATGGCAGATCTGCCCCTGATCAAGGCAATCAGGGGGCACGGCCAGGAGTTGGAATATCTGAAGGAATACAAGAGGCTCTGGGCGTTGTTACTGGATGGCTTTGACCCAAGAGTGCACCATTGCACAGGGAGATTGGCCAACTGGCAACTGGCTCCACGCATCCGAACCGGGCACAGGCTTGTGCTAGCAGGAGGACTCAACCAAGGAAACCTGGCGGAGGCCGTGAAAGTTGTGTTGCCGGATGCTATTGATGTCAGCAGTGGGATTGAGAAGAGCCCGGGAAGGAAGGATGAAAGCAAGATGATCCGCTTTGTGAAATTGGCAAGGCAGCTCTGTAGCAAATTTTCAGGAAGGCCTGTTTTCAATAGATGTGGGTAG